In Parasegetibacter sp. NRK P23, a single genomic region encodes these proteins:
- a CDS encoding M20/M25/M40 family metallo-hydrolase — MFIKIFRPIGLLLGMSLLTTGVVNAQKLKKADKALVAALEAHVTFLASDQLEGRRTGTPGEEKAAAYIAGEFEKAGLQPGVEGKFEQVFTINEGKQVDPTSFLFINGIELKVHQDFFPLVYSAQEALESFPSMAIKEAGVPWFVELNEFVKSELEKNPHVDMNDAVRALAMKLEEKGATAVIFYEATGIKDVLKFEPKGNGDKPANIPLIVVKEQAASKFLKDHAASYEIKLKVKLSDKIRKGRNVVGIVDNNAPNTVVLGAHYDHLGYGEDGNSMIREGNPGIHNGADDNASGTAVLIELAKAVKAKQLKQYNYVFAAFSGEELGLIGSRYFTEHLPLKDKPLNYMVNMDMVGRLKSPENVITVGGYGTSPSWEKLVLNKKDKSLVVSIDSSGAGPSDHYSFYRINVPVLFFFTGTHQDYHKPSDDADKLNYTGMFLVERKIMDIVTAAEKEPKLSFLKTREKQTASSTSFKVTLGIMPDYVFYGTGVKIDGTTTGKPAEKAGLKKGDIVVKIGDLTISGMEDYMKALGSFEKGQQTTVVFVRDGKEMKAEVNW, encoded by the coding sequence ATGTTCATAAAGATTTTCAGGCCAATCGGCCTTCTGTTGGGGATGAGTTTGCTGACCACCGGGGTGGTAAACGCACAAAAGTTAAAAAAAGCGGATAAAGCGCTGGTCGCGGCTTTGGAAGCCCACGTGACATTTCTTGCTTCGGATCAATTGGAGGGAAGAAGAACGGGTACACCGGGAGAAGAGAAGGCTGCGGCGTATATCGCGGGTGAATTTGAGAAAGCAGGCCTGCAACCGGGTGTGGAAGGGAAATTTGAGCAGGTATTCACAATTAATGAGGGGAAGCAGGTTGATCCGACTTCTTTTTTGTTCATCAACGGAATTGAGCTGAAGGTGCACCAGGATTTTTTTCCTTTGGTGTACAGTGCGCAGGAAGCCCTGGAATCTTTTCCATCCATGGCCATCAAAGAAGCGGGTGTGCCATGGTTTGTGGAACTGAATGAATTTGTGAAAAGTGAGCTGGAAAAAAATCCGCATGTGGATATGAATGATGCTGTGCGCGCACTGGCTATGAAGCTGGAGGAAAAAGGTGCCACAGCAGTTATTTTTTATGAAGCAACAGGAATCAAGGATGTCTTGAAGTTTGAACCGAAAGGTAATGGGGATAAACCGGCAAATATTCCCCTGATCGTAGTGAAAGAACAGGCTGCTTCAAAATTTCTTAAGGATCATGCCGCCAGTTATGAGATCAAATTGAAGGTAAAACTCTCCGATAAGATCAGGAAAGGCAGAAATGTGGTAGGGATTGTGGACAACAATGCGCCAAATACGGTGGTATTGGGTGCGCATTATGATCACCTGGGCTATGGTGAGGATGGCAATTCGATGATACGTGAAGGAAATCCCGGTATTCACAACGGAGCGGACGATAATGCGAGTGGTACAGCGGTGTTGATTGAACTGGCAAAAGCCGTTAAGGCAAAGCAGCTCAAACAATACAATTATGTTTTCGCCGCTTTTTCGGGAGAAGAACTGGGGCTGATCGGTTCGAGGTATTTTACGGAACATCTTCCGTTGAAGGATAAACCCCTGAACTATATGGTCAATATGGATATGGTGGGTAGGTTAAAATCCCCTGAGAACGTGATTACCGTTGGTGGATATGGTACATCTCCTTCCTGGGAAAAACTGGTGCTCAATAAAAAAGACAAATCATTAGTGGTTTCCATCGATTCTTCAGGTGCCGGACCCAGTGATCATTATTCTTTTTACAGGATCAATGTTCCCGTGCTTTTTTTCTTCACCGGAACGCATCAGGATTACCATAAACCCAGTGATGATGCGGATAAACTGAATTATACAGGAATGTTCCTGGTGGAAAGAAAAATTATGGATATCGTTACGGCGGCGGAAAAAGAACCTAAACTCAGTTTCCTGAAAACAAGGGAAAAACAAACTGCTTCCTCCACTTCTTTTAAGGTTACCTTGGGCATAATGCCGGACTATGTTTTCTACGGAACAGGTGTAAAAATTGATGGTACCACAACGGGAAAACCTGCGGAAAAAGCTGGTTTGAAGAAAGGGGATATCGTGGTGAAAATTGGTGATCTTACGATTTCAGGTATGGAAGATTATATGAAGGCCCTGGGAAGTTTTGAAAAAGGTCAACAAACAACGGTGGTGTTTGTAAGGGATGGAAAAGAAATGAAAGCGGAAGTTAACTGGTAG
- a CDS encoding 4a-hydroxytetrahydrobiopterin dehydratase has translation MWENTDNKLYRKFSFKDFSEAFAFMTRVAMIAEKQNHHPSWRNTYNTVEVWLSTHDAGDVVTEKDKKLAAAIDALL, from the coding sequence ATGTGGGAAAATACAGACAATAAACTTTACAGGAAATTCAGCTTTAAAGATTTTTCAGAAGCTTTCGCTTTTATGACGCGTGTAGCGATGATAGCTGAAAAACAAAACCACCATCCTTCCTGGAGGAACACCTATAATACAGTTGAAGTATGGTTGTCCACACATGATGCCGGCGATGTTGTGACGGAGAAAGATAAAAAGCTCGCGGCAGCAATTGACGCTTTATTATGA
- a CDS encoding IPExxxVDY family protein translates to MKLKLDVSQMADEFFEDTRLLGVVAPIRDYQFCWRLNNRLRFDFRINNDVEIQLTRKNRQYFFSVYSFPEPHCSLVHYLYNNQFDGEYLLPEFRHLDFLWLLKGDVVSDDYLQNIMQLLRSMGDVQMVMEIGQSQVKHKSHMIF, encoded by the coding sequence ATGAAACTGAAACTGGATGTGAGCCAGATGGCAGATGAATTTTTCGAGGATACGCGGCTGCTTGGCGTTGTGGCCCCTATCCGCGATTACCAGTTTTGCTGGCGGTTGAACAACAGACTTCGCTTCGATTTCAGGATCAACAATGATGTGGAGATACAGCTTACCCGGAAAAACAGGCAATATTTTTTCTCCGTATATTCATTTCCGGAACCCCATTGCAGCCTGGTTCATTATTTATACAATAACCAGTTCGATGGGGAATACCTGCTGCCCGAATTCAGGCACCTCGATTTTTTGTGGTTACTGAAAGGAGATGTGGTTTCTGATGATTACCTTCAGAACATCATGCAGTTGCTCCGGAGTATGGGTGATGTGCAAATGGTAATGGAGATTGGTCAGAGCCAGGTAAAGCATAAAAGTCACATGATCTTTTAA